TTGGATTGtgaaaaagatcaaaatgatttatttaaaaaaaatgaagatcaaACGTAATTaatattatgtttatttttatttttatattttctaaattattagttatattgtttggaagttgaatgaaaaatatatagtggaaacaatttttttttataataacattACTATTTGGTATTTACTATTATGTCATTTCTATAATAAAAATGGTCATGTTAATGGATTCTCTTAGAGCagttattaataaactatatttagtaaagttttaacacaattttcatgagaaatataaaaagttgataaaaaaattaattattttattatttttccataaaatgtttctaaataTAGTTCATAAACCAATGCTTTTAAGGCATTTGTTAACATGCATTTTCCTAGTAAAAATAGGGGTTCAGGCATTTAAGAAAACATAAAGGTATTACAGGGACTTCAAATCAAATTGATTCCATTCCACTCAATGAATTAAAGATATATGGGAGGTTAGTTATTAGATTGAATATCATGTGATTCACTCATtagattaataaattaataacttgATACGAGCCTCCGAGAACGTGCTCACtcgcgtgcttagaggctattctatttttttattggtcaaGATTAAAAATTTGTATCCATTAAAAATTGggttattacatttttcaatcatagAAATACCTAGGAGTGTGATGATTGTTATGTGTTTGTACCAAATATTAAGATTATTAACATTTTTCCAAGCATAACATTCATTAAACCCCtagttatttttgttattgaaaaatgtaataaccTAATTTCTAAtggatataaattattaatttaccaaaaaaaaatagaagagcctctgagcacgcacgTGAGCGCGTGCTTGGAGGcttgtattttgtaattatcataattttttggcaattttgttGATGCATTAATTAGTGTTTTGATAATTGGAAGATAATGATATAATTCAGTATTAACCTTTAGGAGgagatggaaaaaaagaaaaagaaaaagatcatCTAAGCAAATCTTATAAAGTTttataaagtcaaagaaattacaaaagcTATTGTGAAAAAGTTGATAAATCGATGTAGAAACTTGAAATATTTACATCAggtgaaattgaaaaataattcacTACATTAGAAACATGGAATTGGTCATATTGTTAAATGAAAGATCCATGTTTGCTTTTGTTTGAGTGTTGTTGTAAGtgttgttttctgttttttttttttttaatttgatttgattttatttaaaatgtagtattttaattctaaaatttagccatgtactacacatccataacaaaaagtcaaaaagagcttaaatttaaaatttaacaactaccattttttttttttctttaactataaaagactcaaaattttttttttttttgggttatgtaAAGGCTCCAGATGTGGAtccatgtttttttcttttctttttagtggtgttgttgttgttcttatatttagggtaaattacaaattacactcCTGAAGTTTAAGGTTGCTTGGATTTTACCCCCaaagtttcagaattttaattttacacCTTAAAGTTTGGTTCCGTTAGTAATTTACCCCCTACGGTTAGTTTCTAGTGTTAAGTGACACATGTCACATGTGCATGCTGATGCgttttatttttgccaaatcaGCCCAAAACTAAGTCgttccaataaaaaataaaagcttagCTGGCAAATCATAGAACAAGCCTCATTTTAAACCCATCCACTTAAAAACTACCAAACGGAACCAATGCAAGGCTTCGATCTGGGTTTTATTATGTTAGTTTTTGTGTATCTTAGGAGTAGTATTGAACATTGGTAGGAGTTTATTATGTGTGGTTTTTGTCTCTTAGGTGAAGATTCGAAGGTTGGGGTGTTTTATTTGGAGAAGAAATCTATTGATTTTtaaccataataataataaaaataataacaataaagaaaCCTATTGATTTGGGGAGGATGAAAAACCCATTAGGTTTTGGCTGGAGTTTTGTTAGATTGAGCTTGTTATTTCATTTCCTTCAATTGAATATTTTCGGTGCTAGGTAATGGCTTTCTCCGCCGCAACAAAGCTTTCTGGTTCTCTTGGTACAATCCTCTACAACAGCATGCTAAATAGTGGTTGTGCCTCCCAATCCCAAAGATCATGTGGCCGTGCGAATTCTTTCTCTTCTATAGGAGGTGTTTCCGATATTAGCCTTCGACTCCTTCCAAATTTATCGATTAGTttcacaataatatatatatttgctgcTATTCTAATCAACTAGAGGAGTAGGCAAACAGAAATCGAAGCCTTGCATTGGTTCCATTTGGTAGTTTTCAGGTGGATGGGTTAATGACGAGGCCTGCTCTGTGATTTGGGATAGTAGCTGTTGTGATCATACGAGTGATTTGGGATTTTAGAATTTAGCTGAAACGGTGTAGTTTAGGATTGGAGTCTTGTGTTTTAGTCTAGGAAAAATGATACATGCTACCAAATaagcttttatttttcattgaaatgaCGTAATTTTAGGGTTGATTTGACTAAAATAAAACATGTCAGCATGCACATGTGTCACTTAACGGCAGAATTTAACCATAGGGGGTGAATTGCTAACGGAACCAAATTTAAGGATGTAAAATCAAAGTTTCGAAACTTTGGGATGTAAAATCCAAGGAATCCCAAACTTCgaggtgtaatttgcaatttacccttatatttatgatagttattaagttgtatttaaacataaaatgtagtgttttgatcctaaaatttagccatgtACTACACATtcataacaaaaagttaaagaGAGCTTATATTTACAATTtacaactacttttttttttttcttttacagtAAAAGACTCAAGTTTCTGttgttttagtgtttttttttttttttggttaaggaAAGGCTCATccacatttatttttctttttagtggtgttcttcttcttcttttatttatgaCCGTTATCAAATTGTATTTGATCCTAAAATGTAGTATTTTAATCCTAAATATTAGCCAtgtactacacatccataacaaaatttttaaaagagcttatatttaaaatttagcaattacccttttatttttcttttaccatAAAAGGCTCAATTTTACTCCTAAAATTTACTGTTTTAATCCTAAAAGTTAGCTACTTACTatacatccataacaaaagttaaaaagagttTAAACTTCAAATATATAAACTACCTATAAAACTAAGAAAATGTACGTAACTTTTTTTATAgagtagtaaattaataattataaaaaaatgtaaattgaatttcacatagaattatacaaatgataaatgtaatttatgttacaaaagaaatgtttttacaacaatttcttagataacaaccaCTTTATGTGAGGTTTGAATCATACAATAATTCTTGTAAAGTCTCTCACCCTCACTTATCTAATATTCCATTCTAATGCCTCCTCAATGCAATTCAAACTTACGTCAACCtgagagagataaaagagttagaaaataaaaaggaaactttaataaaacaaaaaaagagtttttgtttgttttaaattgGAAAACCAATTAAGTAGTGAATATTTATTGATTGGATTAATCATGATCAATGGATagtaggaaattttttttcttatggatCACAATGTGACACGCTATTGATAAAATTGGATTACAATTTATGTGCGAGACAAGGCAAgccttttgtattaaaaaagaaaacccagtAAATTACGAAACGAAAATTTAACAATTCACATCTTAAGTGATATTGACATGTGCTGCATTAACCAAGCTTTCAGTTCAATTTTGTGAAACATTATTCATCCAAATTACTTTTCCATTTACACATCCTGTCAATGTGGGACTAACTATACAGTTTAATGCAGAATCACTATCTCTAAAAGGCTTATCACAGTGTGATGAAAGGTCTCACAACTATATATGGTTCAAGTCAGAGGAGGTCCACGGAATGAGTTTTCGGCTCTTGAGCTGAAGAATAAAGGCATAGCCATCGCAAGGATCCAAAACACGAAACAAAGAAACACTATTTGTGTATTATAATCTATGTAATCccctaaaaaaaagtgtaaattccaaaaaaaaaaaaaaaaaaggaaaaacgagTTTGTGTTTAATTCTagaccaaaacaaaaagaaagaacccTTATCAATATCCTTTTTCAAGGAGTTAGTTCAAGTACAAACCCTCATTTTGAAATTTCCAAGGCATCCATGGGTAATAAGCCACCATCAAACACCCTTGAATCTCTAATCACATTCACCCACGGGCCACGGTTAAGTACTCCTCAAACTATGATAAACAAAGAAAGTTAatgataaacaaaagaaaagaaaataaaagaaaataaagaggaacttgcaaaagattGAACTTGAAAAGTTGTTGAAACAATAGTgcccatttaaattttttggaaacCAAATCCCaaagtagaagaaaaataaaagaggaagtAGAGTTAAACTAAATGTCTTCAATCTGAAgtgaagaatgagagatagaaatTGGCAAAGTGTTTGTGAATTTGTGGTCTTAAAGtgtaagaattttaatttacaaatttatctttgttagttgaaaacttgtaaggTAGGTCTAATAAAGGTATTTTAAGCattaaaattgaggaatttaAACCGGAGAAGTCCCTTAAATATTAGTAAAAATGATGATATAAGAGAAGCTTTGCTGGAGGGGATGAGGGAAGTCTTTTGGTTGCATAGAGAGTGTAATTAGGTGGAAGAGAGGTGGTAACATTGCAATTAGGGAGTGAAATAGAAATTTtcccaaaattatatatatttaaggttaaaatattatttttgttcttaaattttgtagAGAgctttttttcaatagtttagaggGAAAAGATTTTCTCACTAATTTAgggatgaaaagaaaatttaaagtttaagaCTAGAAAATCAAACATTTCAATAGCTTAAAGATGAAAAATAGCTTTTCTAAATTAAGGATGAAAATTagctttttaaagtttagaaaataaacaacttttagtaaagtttaagaacgacaataatattttaacttatATTTGATAGCTTTATTTTGTGCATTTCGTAAAATATGTACGTtgactatttatattttttcgttaaaaaagaaaagaatagcaACGTTAAAGTATGctattaatgaaaataattaatcaaattattaaatcaAATTACCACAGTGAAATTTCATTCCGATTAcaataataaaacttaaaatttgtgggtctatttatttatttatttaattttcatgaAAAGACTTTTACGCAtcagtcttaaaaaaaaaaaacttttgtcaaataataaaatatgaaaactctaCCGTTTGTAATTTGGAATCCAATAAGAAATGCCATAATACAATTGAAAGTTAATTTTACAGCTCAAATGACAACTATTAGGGTCTGTTTGAaatccgtttattttgctgaaactaaatttttttttattaaaagtactgtaaataaaaataaaatactgtagataaaagtaaaagttaactTACAGTGTGATCTATGAATCATATAAAACATaaaccaaataataaaataaatggcaAAATTAATTATGCAAATAGACAATTAGACAGGACAATGGTGcaccaaaatttgaaaacccGCCCAATTCGATTAATAAATACATACATGGATAGGAAATTTTTGGGTGCAATACAGATGGCAAAGGGTAGGGTGGGGTTGGATTAAGGGCGCTCGGTTCTAGTCTTCTCATTTTTGGGGCTAGAAAATCTTGTACTGGATCGGATCAGTGAGACGGGTTTGAAAGTACTTTTTCATCGTTAATAAGGTAAATTTGACATTAATTAAATATAGAGAAGAGAACCAGTGAGAAATAGAGATTTTAGGGGAATGGCAATTGAATatgtacaaaaaaataaattataaaaaattgtataaaaaataaaattatatataaatcatttaaatacaattaaatagagatatataattatataggGTCCGGTTCATGGTTGCCCTTTAAgtcattcatttttaaaaatattttcttgagaattaaaaaagttatcaatattttttcaattttcgataaactatttataaaaataattaattattatgtgccTTTAAGGCACCCATTAGCAAAATCCAATTATATGTACACATTTGAGGTCGAGTAGAGTGAGACAAAATGGGTAGATGAGTCAAAAGAATAAATACCTATCTCGGCTTCATGACTTTTTCAGGGGCAAGAAAAACCACACGGGCAAGCAAGTGAGCAATATTTGCAATCCATATGGCAATGGACTGGTAAAAAAACAAGTTTGAATAGGTTCTACTTACAGGTCGCATAGATTAATCCATTTTGggggatttttgtttttgttttttttttttttttggtttttacctattattatctCATTCTCTGTGGATAGATCATGCAATATCTTTTGACTATCaatcttctcctttttttttggttaagtcaCTCATGATTTGACTAtcaattggaaaattttcagtTAAAAGTGCATATTGGGTAGCGCAGAGGTGCCTAAAGGAAAGGAAGATAGGGTCTGATCCAGGTAGTAACTCTGACAACTCGAAGATGAAAGCTATCTGGAAAATGGTTTGGCAAATGGAGTGCCCAAGCAAAATAAAGTGTTTTATGTGGAAGGCGTGAAAGAACATCCTACCTACCAGAAATAGGCTGAAGTTGAGAGGGGTTGATTGTGGGGACTGCTACGCATTGTGTGGGGATAGGGAGACGTCTGGGCATATTCTTTGGGACTGCAATTTTGCAAAGGAAGTATGGAGTGGATCGAAAATTAAACTCCCTTCATTGCCCGGACCGGTGAATGAGTTTCTGAATGTAGTGTGGGTGCTGGTGGAGGATTGCCCAAATATTAACTGGGTGATTTTTGCAGTGACAGCGTGGAGCTTTTGGAATAATAGAAATACTGTGACACATGGAGGACGGAGCAAGGATATGGAGGGGCTCATTCAGTCTGTGGCTAGTTATGTTGCAGAGATCAAGGAGGTGAAGATAACGCAGAGCAGGGGCAACTCTGTTTCTACACATTGTTGGTCCCCTCCAAAGCATGGATGGTATAAGGTAAATACGGATGGTGCGGTTTTCAAGGAAACTGGAAGCTGCGGCATTGGTGTGGTGATCAGGAACGAGAAGGGTCAGATTATGGGGGCTCTGTGTAGGCGTTTGGAGGTTCCGTTGGGGGCGCTAGAAGTTGAGGCTATGGCTGTGGAAGAGGGAGTTCATTTTGCAAGGGATCTGTGCCTAAACCAGATCGTTGTGGAGAGTGACTCTCTAGGGGTGGTTAATTCTTTATGCAATCCAGGCATGAGCCAAAGCAGCATCCGTAAAGTGGTGGAAGGAACGAGACTGGACTTGCGTTGTTTTGAGGCATGGGAGGTGGTTCACACCCGCAGAGGCTGCAACACAGCGGCTCACATCCTAGCGAGAAATGCTAAGTTTGTTAACAACAGTGTTATTTGGGTGGAGGATATTCCACCGATGATTGTAGATCAAGTGATCAATGATGTAAACTGTATGGTTTCCAATTCggtttaatgaaatttaaatgttgactatcaaaaaaaaaaaatttctcaaattgaGAAAGATGGAACTCTCAAAAAGCCATTTTCTATCTCCCTTTGTCCCTCCACCCTCATcattccttctttctctcttaggTCTTTGCCTTCGGTCTTCGTCACCTAGACAACCACACGGTCCACACTATGTCTTAAATCCCCCTTTATCACTTATATATCTGTGTGACACTGATTTCATTCAACTATTGCCAAGGCTGATTCTAGACATTTTGGGTCCCAAGGAGAACAATGAAAACGaacattttttccttaaaaagaacaggcttttttttatatatatttatatattaataaaattaatatatttatatcctaatatattttatttaaattttgtttttcttgtccTTTGAGATGTAaactatctaattaaatttttatattcaaattttactaACGTCTCTTTTTTTAACATACAAACtgactaatttttctttttattttatctttcagtttttatttttttgataaacctttagtattatttttttgaagtctTTTGAAGTAGTAATACACAACTAAAAGGTTCAAAACACAAGATTTGgagtaaaaataaaacacatcccataaaaaaataaaataaaacgcaAGATTAAAAAAACATGTAGTAAAACCAAAATGTCAGCCCACAAGTCTAATTAACAGTGTCAACCACTGCCCATATTTAAAATACCTTATTAAAGAAAAAGCAATAAACCCAAAATACAAGAGTCAAGACTAGTGGCAGCAGAGGGAGAGTGTGTCAAAGAGAGAGCTATCAGATCTTAGATCAATGAAGAAAGACATCAGAGAGACGAAAAGAAACTCAGATTAGAGAGGAGAAGACCATAACTCAGTCGATTctactagtgtgtgtgtgtgaacaaTAAATCAGACGGAGAGGAAGTGGAGGTGCAATGCCAAGTCACCAACGGAAGGGATTCAAGTTGGGTCAGTAGTGACTAGTGGAGAGGAAGAGCGAGATTATGCAAATTGCTAAGGCAAAGCTAAGAGAgcaagacagagagagagagattatatgggtaaaaaattttgggatttaaGGTTTTTGATTTGTAATTGTTTTAACATATCTTAtagttaattttgttttgtttagagGATAAATGACtttatttttgggataattgattttgtttagaccagaagattttcttcttgttcttaGGTCAATAGGATGgagcaaattttatttattcctttattttttacagGATTCATTAGGGgccaaaaataatttattgatatgcTGGGACaaagtttaaagttttaaactataTGTATAGTACTCATTTTTTCTCCAAACTTTTGGGAGCCTTCTTCCATTAGGGGGCCTTAGGCCATTGCCTAATGGGCCTAATGGAGAGGCTGGCCTTGACGGTTTGCTAATTGTATTGTAACTATTTGTCAACTTGAGATGTATttcttaaatataaatatttgtaattttttttggacagtatttgtaagttttttttttttttttgataacaggAAATATTTGTAAGTTGAATCTGCTACTAAGTTATTGAGTAGTTTGCCTCAAGTttcttatagtttttttttttcttactaatTATCTACTTAGTAaagttatattttatgttttaaactCTATAAGTTTAGTTATTTTtaccttattaaaaaaaaaaagttatttttaaagggatttggttttatttcatatactaatatttatattatggcatacaatttttaaaagttcatattctttaattttaatggGAAAGAAGAATTTGAACAAATGACATATTGGctatgaaaattaaaagtgtcaattaaattacaaaatttttcaattgatTTAATTTAAAGTGTATTTAGAAAATGATTACAagatagcattttttttattttattttttatgtactattcatattactttttattctaattttattgcaaaccatttaatttttaattttttaaaattaagttacAGCTATATTGCCATAATGATAACGATAACGATAATGATAATCCTGTTGTTTTATCGGTGAAATCCGAACCTATCCGCGAGCTTTGCAGCTGGAGGTAATATTGGAATTATGACACAGCCCTTGATTTGTGCACTTCTGGTATGATATGATTTTGAGGTTCTCTCTCTACCCCACAGCcctctaaacttttttttttttttttttgttgagggcCAGCATATCCTTATATCTTGGGAAGGGTGAATGCTCCTTAAAGATAATACCCGACACTtctacttctctctctttaaaaggCTGCCATGGATGGCAACATTAGTTGATTAGACTTGAGATTTATAAGATTCGCGTTTCTTGGTAGATACCAAAAAATCCTCAAAAGGAGTTTTGGTCCGTACCTTTTTCTCACTTGCATGCGGTCTCAATTCTTCAACCATTGATTAATGCCTATCGGTACATTGCATTAACTTATCTATGCATATCTCAAACACGCAAGAAAATGACTCGTGAATAATAACTGAAACAAAAACTAGCGAATGACTTGACTTTCAGAATTAACACTTAGCTACAGTCCCACCTTAAGAAAATCAtgaaacaaacaacaaaaactagcAGCTAAAGTAAGTGAAATGAGCTTTTGATTCATCTGTAGTGGAGCCGTTGAACTCATCTTGTCGTGGTACCAAGATGGCTTCATCCTCTCACCATCATCCGGTTGTTTATCAGACACGGTTTTGTCATTTTTGGGTCCTGTTGTATTCAAACAAACAGGAGCTTCGAGATATGTAGAACTGTTCTGCTTGTTGTACATCTGGTTGCTTGTGCAGAGCCCAGAATTGCCTCTAATATCCAGCCTCTTCCCAAGCTTGTTAATGAACTCCTCTGAGAGTTGTACCTGCCCACTTAGCTGATTGTAGCTTAAGTTTAGCTGATCAAGATTTGGAAGTGCCCCTAAATTTGGAGGAATTGTCCCAGTGAGATTGTTGTTGTCTAGATCAAGAGCAGTGAGATTTTCCAATGTAGTTGTAGAGTTGGGTATTGGGCCTGTAAGCCCACACCCAGAGAAGCTCAGTGATTTGAGATTCCTAAGCGTCCCTATAAACAAAGGTATGCATGTATTTATAGGATTGTGATCAACAAGTAGATACTCCAAATGCTCCAATCCTGAGAGTGTTTCAGGGATTGGCCCATTGATAAAATTATGGCTCAAATCAAGCAAGGCCAAACTGTTGAGATTCCCTATATCTGGTGGAATCATTCCCACAAGCCTGTTTGAGCCCAAGTCAATCTTTTGCAGAACATGAAGCTGACCAAGAGAACTAGGCACATTCCCTTCAATTCCATTCCAACTTAGGTCCAATATGGTCAAACTCTTTAATCCTCCAATTTCCCCAGGGATTTCACCCCTTATATTGTTGTAACTCAAATCAAGTTGCTCTAGATTGACCATTCCACCAATCTTGCTAGGGATTTCTCCCTGTAGGTTGTTTTGGGCTAGGTTCAGGACACTTAAGCTTGTAATTTCTGATATACTAGAAGGAATTTCTCCGGAAAGGGTTGGATTGGAAACAAGAGCTAGATGTTCTAAGGAAGAGAATGCACCAAAAAATATGGTTGGAGAAAGAGTAAGTGGAGATGTTACAAAACAGTTGAATAAAGATAGGGTCTTTAGATAAGGTAGTTTGAGAAGGGATTCTGATAGATTAGCAGAGGATTTACAAGGTGGGGTTAGATTATCAGGGCCAATGTGGATCTTAGTGACATGAAAGACTGGAGGGTCTTGACCTATCTCACATTGCACACCAGGCCATGGAGTGTCAGTACATGGCTGTGGGTGCACTTGGGCCCAGCCAGGGTCCTCTAAAAGAGCACCCAAAACTTCAAATAGCCCCAAAAGTTCATCCTCTTCCATCACCAATATCTCACCCCCATTTGAATTACTGTTTTGTTCTGCAATCACCTCCCCTGCAAAAACAAGCAACCCTACAAACAAAAGACACACACAAGCCATGAAAGAAAGGTCAGAATACTAA
The sequence above is drawn from the Castanea sativa cultivar Marrone di Chiusa Pesio chromosome 5, ASM4071231v1 genome and encodes:
- the LOC142635428 gene encoding uncharacterized protein LOC142635428, which produces MAFSAATKLSGSLGTILYNSMLNSGCASQSQRSCGRANSFSSIGVKSAYWVAQRCLKERKIGSDPGSNSDNSKMKAIWKMVWETSGHILWDCNFAKEVWSGSKIKLPSLPGPVNEFLNVVWVLVEDCPNINWVIFAVTAWSFWNNRNTVTHGGRSKDMEGLIQSVASYVAEIKEVKITQSRGNSVSTHCWSPPKHGWYKVNTDGAVFKETGSCGIGVVIRNEKGQIMGALCRRLEVPLGALEVEAMAVEEGVHFARDLCLNQIVVESDSLGVVNSLCNPGMSQSSIRKVVEGTRLDLRCFEAWEVVHTRRGCNTAAHILARNAKFVNNSVIWVEDIPPMIVDQVINDVNCMVSNSV
- the LOC142637256 gene encoding uncharacterized protein LOC142637256, coding for MACVCLLFVGLLVFAGEVIAEQNSNSNGGEILVMEEDELLGLFEVLGALLEDPGWAQVHPQPCTDTPWPGVQCEIGQDPPVFHVTKIHIGPDNLTPPCKSSANLSESLLKLPYLKTLSLFNCFVTSPLTLSPTIFFGAFSSLEHLALVSNPTLSGEIPSSISEITSLSVLNLAQNNLQGEIPSKIGGMVNLEQLDLSYNNIRGEIPGEIGGLKSLTILDLSWNGIEGNVPSSLGQLHVLQKIDLGSNRLVGMIPPDIGNLNSLALLDLSHNFINGPIPETLSGLEHLEYLLVDHNPINTCIPLFIGTLRNLKSLSFSGCGLTGPIPNSTTTLENLTALDLDNNNLTGTIPPNLGALPNLDQLNLSYNQLSGQVQLSEEFINKLGKRLDIRGNSGLCTSNQMYNKQNSSTYLEAPVCLNTTGPKNDKTVSDKQPDDGERMKPSWYHDKMSSTAPLQMNQKLISLTLAASFCCLFHDFLKVGL